A portion of the Natronococcus sp. AD-5 genome contains these proteins:
- a CDS encoding CbtB domain-containing protein, giving the protein MTTSDTVSDRIETAHAELTPLQIATGLAFAAGIAFTLVFLQDPLAHDAMHNFRHGAGIVCH; this is encoded by the coding sequence ATGACGACGAGCGATACCGTTTCAGACCGTATCGAAACCGCACACGCCGAACTAACGCCGCTGCAGATCGCGACCGGCCTCGCGTTCGCGGCGGGAATCGCGTTTACGTTGGTCTTCCTGCAGGATCCCCTCGCGCACGACGCGATGCACAACTTCCGGCACGGCGCCGGGATCGTCTGCCACTAG
- a CDS encoding proton-conducting transporter transmembrane domain-containing protein — translation MVADPRPLAAVLVSAAAIALIVASHRRPNLRESWSVLAALAKFGLVASMLPGVMSGTVYTWSLYESTGIRFLEGIDFALRADPLGIFFALLASFLWIFTSFYATGYMRGLDEHAQTRFFAAFAASLSTAVGIAFAANLVTIFVFYELLSLVTYPLVAHNEDGEARIAGRKYLAYTFFGGGVFLLAGTVMVYWLTGLVGEPTLAFEAGGMEALAAAAGAEPVYAQAAFFLLIAGFGVKAALMPLHSWLADAMVAPTPVSGLLHAVAVVKSGAFGIARVILEVYGPGLIHDLPLSVPGIGEVGLNIPVALVAAFTLTAASIIAMRKDHLKRRLAYSTTAQLSYIVLGLSMLHPYAVVGALFHIPAHAFAKLALFFCAGAIHVETHTDYISEMAGIGKRMPLTMAAFTVGAAGMAGLPPLAGFVSKFYMLLGAGDVAGSYWLFAGALLLSAVLNIGYLWPVVYTAFFESEDRHDAKPLLEFPRGGLIQSYAGEEGVAADGGERPDGGEPTDRADGDADRADDEAYEYAVDRYPSDADVPGRSGGERVSSVDHHGDHDDHLTGGPPADAWPRRSPLSESTWLMLAPIVVIATGAIVLGVIPDYAVFLELATRIVEGVFGMPFEELTDVPFDELLTEVNER, via the coding sequence ATGGTTGCAGATCCTCGACCGCTGGCCGCCGTGTTAGTCTCGGCGGCCGCGATCGCCCTGATAGTCGCGTCGCATCGCCGGCCGAACCTCCGCGAGAGCTGGTCCGTCCTGGCCGCCCTCGCGAAGTTCGGCCTCGTCGCCAGCATGCTCCCCGGCGTCATGTCCGGCACCGTCTACACGTGGAGCCTCTACGAGAGCACGGGCATCCGGTTCCTCGAGGGGATCGACTTCGCCCTGCGCGCGGATCCGCTGGGGATCTTCTTCGCCCTGCTCGCGAGCTTCCTCTGGATCTTCACGTCGTTCTACGCCACCGGCTACATGCGCGGGCTGGACGAGCACGCCCAGACCCGCTTCTTCGCCGCCTTCGCGGCCAGCCTCTCGACGGCCGTCGGGATCGCCTTCGCGGCGAACCTGGTGACGATCTTCGTCTTCTACGAACTGCTGTCGCTGGTCACCTACCCGTTGGTCGCCCACAACGAGGACGGCGAGGCCCGCATCGCCGGCCGGAAGTATCTCGCGTACACGTTCTTCGGCGGCGGGGTCTTCCTGCTCGCCGGCACCGTCATGGTCTACTGGCTAACGGGACTGGTCGGAGAGCCGACGCTGGCCTTCGAGGCCGGCGGAATGGAGGCGCTGGCCGCGGCCGCCGGAGCCGAACCGGTCTACGCGCAGGCCGCCTTCTTCCTGCTGATCGCCGGCTTCGGCGTCAAGGCCGCGCTGATGCCCTTACACTCCTGGCTCGCCGACGCGATGGTCGCGCCGACGCCCGTCTCCGGACTGCTCCACGCGGTGGCGGTCGTCAAGTCCGGCGCGTTCGGTATCGCACGGGTCATCCTCGAGGTCTACGGTCCCGGGCTGATCCACGACCTGCCGCTTTCCGTGCCGGGAATCGGCGAGGTCGGACTGAACATTCCGGTGGCGCTCGTCGCCGCGTTCACGCTGACCGCGGCGAGCATCATCGCGATGCGCAAGGACCACCTCAAGCGCCGACTCGCGTACTCGACGACGGCGCAGCTGTCCTACATCGTGCTCGGGCTGTCGATGCTCCATCCATACGCCGTCGTCGGGGCGCTGTTCCACATTCCCGCGCACGCGTTCGCGAAGCTCGCGCTGTTCTTCTGTGCGGGAGCGATCCACGTCGAGACCCACACCGACTACATCAGCGAGATGGCCGGCATCGGTAAACGGATGCCGCTGACGATGGCGGCGTTTACCGTCGGCGCGGCCGGGATGGCCGGGTTGCCGCCGCTGGCCGGCTTCGTCAGCAAGTTCTACATGCTGCTCGGCGCCGGCGACGTCGCCGGGAGCTACTGGCTGTTCGCCGGCGCCTTATTGCTCTCGGCCGTGCTCAACATCGGCTACCTCTGGCCGGTCGTCTACACGGCCTTCTTCGAGAGCGAGGACCGCCACGACGCCAAACCGCTGCTCGAGTTCCCGCGGGGCGGCCTGATCCAGTCGTACGCCGGCGAGGAGGGCGTCGCCGCCGACGGCGGTGAGCGGCCCGACGGCGGCGAACCGACCGATCGTGCCGACGGGGACGCGGACCGCGCGGACGACGAGGCGTACGAGTACGCCGTCGACCGGTACCCCAGCGACGCCGACGTGCCCGGACGGTCCGGGGGCGAACGGGTCAGCAGCGTCGACCACCACGGCGATCACGACGACCACCTCACCGGCGGCCCGCCCGCCGACGCCTGGCCGCGACGCTCGCCGCTGTCCGAGAGCACGTGGCTCATGCTCGCGCCCATCGTCGTCATCGCGACGGGCGCGATCGTCCTCGGGGTGATCCCCGACTACGCGGTCTTCCTCGAGCTGGCGACCAGGATCGTCGAGGGCGTCTTCGGGATGCCCTTCGAGGAACTGACCGACGTGCCGTTCGACGAACTCCTGACGGAGGTGAACGAACGATGA
- the mnhG gene encoding monovalent cation/H(+) antiporter subunit G: MIETIRAWTIVALVGLGVFFTFVSAVGVIRLPDIYARAHTASQTDTLGAGFALAGVALALGWQHAAVYTVLLLFFIFVTNPTAAHAIARSAAETGVEPQLEEDVDDDSGADEPDAGGEPR, from the coding sequence GTGATCGAGACGATCCGCGCTTGGACGATCGTCGCCCTCGTCGGCCTGGGCGTGTTCTTCACGTTCGTCTCCGCGGTCGGCGTCATCCGCCTGCCGGACATCTACGCGCGAGCCCACACCGCCTCCCAGACGGACACGCTCGGAGCGGGCTTCGCCCTCGCCGGCGTCGCGCTGGCGCTGGGTTGGCAGCACGCGGCGGTGTACACCGTCTTGCTGCTGTTTTTCATCTTCGTGACGAATCCGACGGCGGCCCACGCGATCGCCCGCTCGGCCGCCGAGACGGGCGTCGAGCCGCAGCTCGAGGAGGACGTCGACGACGATTCCGGCGCCGACGAGCCCGACGCCGGAGGTGAGCCGCGATGA
- a CDS encoding cation:proton antiporter subunit C, producing the protein MIELLASRSLYVLLFALLGIGLYMVIANQNLVKKLIGVSLFQTSIFLFFVAMAYVEGGSSPVVPAEENPGELLIASPLPHVIVLTAIVVGIALTAVGLALVIRIYSEYGTLREDTLREVRADE; encoded by the coding sequence ATGATTGAGCTACTCGCGAGCCGCTCGCTCTACGTCCTGCTGTTCGCGTTGCTCGGAATCGGCCTCTACATGGTCATCGCGAACCAGAACCTCGTCAAGAAGCTGATCGGCGTCAGTCTCTTCCAGACGTCGATCTTCCTGTTCTTCGTCGCGATGGCCTACGTCGAGGGCGGCTCGTCGCCGGTCGTCCCCGCCGAGGAAAACCCGGGGGAGCTGCTGATCGCGAGCCCGCTGCCCCACGTGATCGTGCTGACGGCCATCGTCGTCGGCATCGCGCTGACGGCGGTCGGCCTGGCGCTGGTCATCCGGATCTACTCGGAGTACGGAACGCTCCGCGAGGACACCCTCCGGGAGGTGCGTGCCGATGAGTAG
- a CDS encoding MnhB domain-containing protein, whose translation MPESFDDTYTESQVIMTAVQIIAPFTLTYGLFMTFHGGDAPGGGFQGGTIVGVTILMLAFAFGIEPTRQWLRNSFLVGLVTGGVVVFGAVGLGMIALGGNFLEFERLYDVFHVKPKWGLEAIEIGGIALIVSGVIITLFFAMAAGFTPERYAGRGGPTPPDETPESADVEVSDDD comes from the coding sequence ATGCCCGAATCCTTCGACGATACCTACACCGAGAGTCAGGTGATCATGACCGCCGTACAGATCATCGCACCGTTTACGCTCACCTACGGGCTGTTCATGACGTTCCACGGGGGCGACGCTCCCGGCGGCGGCTTCCAGGGCGGGACGATCGTCGGCGTCACGATCCTCATGCTGGCCTTCGCTTTCGGGATCGAGCCGACCCGCCAGTGGCTTCGAAACTCCTTCCTCGTCGGCCTCGTCACCGGCGGCGTCGTCGTCTTCGGCGCCGTCGGCCTCGGGATGATCGCCCTCGGCGGAAACTTCCTCGAGTTCGAGCGCCTCTACGACGTCTTCCACGTCAAACCGAAGTGGGGGCTCGAGGCGATCGAGATCGGCGGCATCGCGCTAATCGTCTCGGGGGTCATCATCACCCTCTTTTTCGCGATGGCGGCGGGGTTCACCCCCGAGCGCTACGCCGGCCGCGGCGGACCGACTCCGCCGGACGAGACGCCCGAATCCGCCGACGTGGAGGTGAGCGACGATGATTGA
- a CDS encoding cation:proton antiporter — MTPPIPDVFLTAAAAFVVLALVVFYRAVVGPTTHDRLLAVNVLGTNTVVILALLAVALEQRWFLDVALIYALLNFLMSVAISKFTVERGGVL; from the coding sequence GTGACGCCGCCGATCCCGGACGTCTTCCTGACGGCGGCAGCGGCGTTCGTGGTCCTCGCGCTCGTGGTGTTCTACCGCGCCGTCGTCGGGCCGACGACCCACGACCGGCTGCTCGCGGTCAACGTCCTCGGAACGAACACGGTCGTCATCCTCGCCCTGCTGGCCGTGGCGCTCGAGCAGCGGTGGTTCCTCGACGTGGCGCTGATCTACGCCCTGCTCAACTTCCTGATGTCGGTCGCGATATCGAAGTTCACGGTCGAGCGGGGTGGCGTGCTGTGA
- a CDS encoding thiolase family protein codes for MTDTASAVVVDGARTPHGTLLGTLADVEPVELGRTAIDGLLERIDVSGSDVDWVALGNAIQAGIGQVPGRQAVVESSLPNETRVTTVNEASGSGLRAIALAVDRIDAGRADLAVAGGFESMTNAPWILPDYRTGRRYGDATIKDSMIMDSLWDVNLDVHMGEITERLVDREDVSREAQDEYALESHRRAADAIESGAFDDEIVPVEAGEETVDTDEGPRPDSTLSDLADLPTSFRDDGTITPGNASKLSDGAGVVLLADADAAAERGLEPMATLVDYDVAYRDPDEFNEAVGDVVASLLERNDLAVDDVDAFWINEAFAAQSVYVMDRLDIPREKMNPSGGAVAFGHPIGASGGMLAASLAYQIRDDPDVERGLVGMSVGGGGAIMALLEAPE; via the coding sequence ATGACCGATACCGCCAGCGCGGTCGTCGTCGACGGGGCGCGAACGCCGCACGGAACCCTGCTCGGGACGCTCGCCGACGTCGAACCGGTCGAGCTGGGCCGAACGGCGATCGACGGATTGCTCGAGCGGATCGACGTCTCGGGAAGCGACGTCGACTGGGTCGCCCTCGGAAACGCCATCCAGGCCGGCATCGGACAGGTGCCGGGCCGGCAGGCCGTCGTCGAGTCGTCGCTCCCGAACGAGACGCGGGTGACGACCGTGAACGAGGCCTCGGGATCCGGGCTGCGGGCGATCGCGCTGGCGGTCGACCGGATCGACGCGGGCCGCGCCGACCTCGCGGTCGCCGGCGGCTTCGAGTCGATGACGAACGCGCCGTGGATCCTGCCGGACTACCGCACGGGTCGTCGCTACGGCGACGCGACGATCAAGGACTCGATGATCATGGACTCGCTGTGGGACGTCAACCTCGACGTCCACATGGGCGAGATCACCGAGCGGCTCGTCGACCGCGAGGACGTCTCTCGGGAGGCACAGGACGAGTACGCCCTCGAGAGCCACCGGCGGGCGGCCGACGCGATCGAGTCGGGCGCGTTCGACGACGAGATCGTCCCCGTCGAAGCGGGCGAGGAGACGGTCGACACCGACGAGGGTCCGCGTCCCGACTCGACGCTCTCGGATCTGGCCGACCTCCCCACGTCCTTCCGCGACGACGGGACGATCACCCCCGGGAACGCCTCGAAGCTCAGCGACGGCGCAGGGGTGGTGCTGCTCGCCGACGCGGACGCGGCCGCCGAGCGCGGCCTCGAGCCGATGGCGACGCTCGTCGACTACGACGTCGCCTACCGCGACCCGGACGAGTTCAACGAGGCCGTCGGCGACGTCGTCGCGAGCCTCCTCGAGCGCAACGATCTCGCGGTCGACGACGTCGACGCGTTCTGGATCAACGAGGCGTTCGCGGCCCAGTCGGTCTACGTGATGGACCGACTCGACATCCCGCGCGAGAAGATGAATCCTTCGGGCGGCGCGGTCGCGTTCGGCCACCCGATCGGCGCCTCCGGCGGGATGCTCGCGGCCAGTCTAGCATACCAGATCCGGGACGATCCGGACGTCGAACGCGGACTCGTCGGCATGAGCGTCGGCGGTGGCGGGGCGATCATGGCGCTGCTGGAAGCGCCCGAGTAG
- a CDS encoding proton-conducting transporter transmembrane domain-containing protein: protein MSSVDLLPPLLVVVPIIAAALPIALGLWVDRAGWPVAALTTIGLFAGAVALSSVVYGDGRVIHELGGYPRAYGIELVADQFSTLIVLLVTGVAAGVLAYTRRGGPRGNTFYTAYLLLTGGLLGISLTGDVFNLFVFLEITSIATYALVASGDGPEAAVAALKYLILGTVAASMYLIGVAFVFMATGTLNMIELADAIPAAERPILIRAGLGFMIVGFTVKIAQWPLHTWQPSAYNRAPDGVTPLIAALVSTASAYAFGRLIVTVFEVETLASTPRAAGIVVTIGCVSVLAGTVLAVIQSEIKRMLAYSSVSQFGLVIAAYGVVVAGNSETAFIGAAVHLVGHGLLKAGLFLAAGLIAVSYDARTVDEYAGLAKDRPIAAGAMAVLLLALVGVPPGVGFVGKWYIAVGAVQSELWPVAAVIILSTMLTLAYAARLLEKMYFTPPAPVERPRPPGATATDGGSGVITAAFRGRGSPEDVSAGMLAVVVVAAIGAVALGFAGGQFAELLDPFLTEVFN from the coding sequence ATGAGTAGCGTCGACCTGCTGCCGCCGCTGCTGGTCGTCGTCCCGATCATCGCCGCGGCGCTTCCGATCGCGCTGGGGCTGTGGGTCGACCGGGCGGGCTGGCCCGTCGCCGCGCTCACGACGATCGGCCTGTTCGCCGGCGCCGTCGCCCTCTCGAGCGTCGTCTACGGCGACGGAAGGGTGATCCACGAGCTGGGCGGCTACCCCCGCGCGTACGGGATCGAACTCGTCGCCGACCAGTTCTCGACGCTGATCGTCCTGCTCGTGACCGGGGTCGCCGCCGGCGTCCTCGCGTACACGCGACGCGGGGGCCCGCGCGGGAACACGTTCTACACCGCGTACCTGCTGCTGACCGGCGGGCTGCTCGGCATCTCGCTGACCGGCGACGTGTTCAACCTGTTCGTCTTCCTCGAGATCACGAGCATCGCGACCTACGCGCTCGTCGCGAGCGGCGACGGCCCCGAGGCGGCGGTCGCCGCGCTGAAGTACCTGATCCTGGGCACCGTCGCCGCGTCGATGTACCTGATCGGCGTCGCCTTCGTGTTCATGGCGACGGGAACGCTCAACATGATCGAACTCGCCGACGCGATTCCGGCGGCGGAACGACCGATTCTGATCCGGGCCGGCCTCGGCTTCATGATCGTCGGCTTCACCGTCAAGATCGCCCAGTGGCCGCTGCACACCTGGCAGCCCAGCGCCTACAACCGGGCGCCCGACGGCGTGACGCCGCTGATCGCGGCGCTGGTCTCGACCGCCTCCGCGTACGCGTTCGGCCGACTGATCGTCACCGTCTTCGAGGTCGAAACCCTCGCGTCGACGCCGCGGGCGGCCGGAATCGTCGTCACGATCGGCTGCGTGAGCGTCCTCGCCGGCACGGTGCTAGCCGTGATCCAGTCCGAGATCAAGCGGATGCTCGCCTACTCGTCGGTCTCGCAGTTCGGCCTGGTGATCGCCGCCTACGGGGTCGTCGTCGCCGGCAATTCCGAGACCGCGTTTATCGGCGCCGCGGTCCACCTTGTCGGCCACGGCCTGCTGAAGGCCGGGCTCTTCCTCGCGGCCGGTCTGATCGCGGTCAGCTACGACGCCCGCACCGTCGACGAGTACGCTGGCCTCGCGAAGGACCGGCCGATCGCCGCCGGCGCGATGGCCGTTCTCCTGCTGGCGCTGGTCGGCGTCCCGCCGGGCGTCGGCTTCGTCGGCAAGTGGTACATCGCCGTCGGCGCCGTTCAGTCCGAGCTGTGGCCCGTCGCCGCCGTGATCATCCTCAGTACCATGCTCACGCTCGCCTACGCCGCTCGACTGCTCGAGAAGATGTACTTCACCCCGCCCGCGCCGGTCGAGCGGCCCCGCCCGCCCGGAGCGACCGCGACTGACGGCGGATCCGGCGTCATCACCGCCGCGTTCCGCGGTCGGGGTTCCCCCGAGGACGTCTCGGCCGGGATGCTCGCGGTCGTGGTCGTCGCCGCGATCGGCGCCGTCGCGCTCGGCTTCGCGGGCGGGCAGTTCGCCGAACTGCTCGATCCGTTCCTGACGGAGGTGTTTAACTGA
- a CDS encoding Lrp/AsnC ligand binding domain-containing protein produces MVEAYLLITTPAGTARSVLADLRELDAIVRANVIAGEFDIVATVEAENTHELLVLVTDEIQSLENVAQTRTCIVLE; encoded by the coding sequence ATGGTCGAGGCCTACCTGCTTATCACGACCCCTGCGGGGACGGCGCGCTCGGTGCTAGCGGATCTCCGCGAACTCGATGCGATCGTCCGGGCGAACGTCATCGCCGGCGAGTTCGACATCGTCGCCACCGTCGAAGCGGAAAACACGCACGAGCTGCTCGTGCTGGTCACGGACGAGATTCAGTCGCTCGAGAACGTCGCGCAGACCCGAACCTGTATCGTCCTCGAGTAA
- a CDS encoding DUF4040 domain-containing protein, whose product MNAFVYSLAIFILASAVATALFRDVLSAIIVFGAYSLGMAILYTFLLAPDVAMTEAAIGAGVTTLLLLLTIARTARPPTDRLLEQIHLPAVVVVGAFVLLLCVAVLPEMYAVGGTETPVWSNSDVTQHYLQETYEQTGVQNAVTSVLAAYRGFDTFGEAVVVFAAGVATLLVLKREVFA is encoded by the coding sequence ATGAACGCGTTCGTCTACTCGCTGGCGATCTTCATCCTCGCGTCCGCGGTCGCGACGGCGCTGTTTCGCGACGTGCTGTCGGCGATCATCGTCTTCGGCGCCTACAGCCTCGGGATGGCGATCCTCTACACGTTCTTACTGGCGCCCGACGTGGCGATGACCGAGGCCGCGATCGGCGCCGGCGTGACGACGCTCCTGCTGTTGCTGACGATCGCACGGACTGCCCGGCCGCCGACCGATCGGCTGCTCGAGCAGATCCACCTGCCGGCGGTCGTCGTCGTAGGCGCGTTCGTGCTCCTGCTGTGCGTCGCGGTCCTCCCCGAGATGTACGCGGTCGGGGGGACGGAGACGCCGGTCTGGTCGAACTCCGACGTGACCCAACACTACCTCCAGGAAACCTACGAGCAGACGGGTGTCCAGAACGCGGTGACGTCGGTACTGGCCGCCTACCGCGGGTTCGACACCTTCGGCGAGGCGGTCGTCGTCTTCGCCGCCGGCGTCGCGACGCTGCTCGTGTTGAAACGCGAGGTGTTCGCCTAA
- a CDS encoding (2Fe-2S) ferredoxin domain-containing protein, whose translation MRRETERQRARLEACVLVCTNDRDSEYACCGDAGADETLEAVKSWLRERGAFWSPIGVATTGCLGLCSEDGAAVAIQPRDEWYADVTPGDVPDLLEREFGPDAESIDRRAVDASE comes from the coding sequence ATGAGAAGGGAAACCGAACGACAGCGAGCGCGACTCGAGGCGTGCGTCCTCGTCTGCACGAACGACCGCGACTCGGAGTACGCCTGCTGCGGCGACGCCGGCGCCGACGAGACGCTCGAGGCGGTCAAATCGTGGCTCCGCGAGCGGGGCGCGTTCTGGTCGCCGATCGGCGTCGCGACGACCGGCTGTCTGGGCCTCTGCAGCGAGGACGGCGCGGCGGTCGCGATCCAACCGCGCGACGAGTGGTACGCCGACGTGACCCCGGGGGACGTACCCGACTTGCTCGAGCGGGAGTTCGGCCCGGACGCCGAGTCGATCGACCGGCGGGCGGTCGACGCGAGCGAGTAA
- a CDS encoding monovalent cation/H+ antiporter subunit E produces MAAERILVPLSETVTVRQTVGYAVRSGLERADSLECHLVVALPYDVDAPESGLHERDARELLSRARNWVEEDAGGANVTVETAILGSNEYLFGPRDYAESFESYADDRGIDRLVIDPEYQPGVTAQLLQPLERELERIGLAYDEAPVERPARHGRLVTTREGFNRLFTTFWISFGFYLVLGDPFYWFDLLTGAAVAAIVAVSLGRVTFAQALDPVESPLRTVRFVLYIPYLLWEILKANIAVSAVILRPSMPIEPTLTRVNARVRGGLPLTALANSITLTPGTLTVRATDQQLIVHTLIPAAREDLFDGGLERAIRFVFYGRDAAAIESPRERDDAEIVGGDEL; encoded by the coding sequence GTGGCGGCTGAACGGATACTCGTCCCGCTGTCGGAGACGGTGACCGTCCGGCAGACAGTCGGCTACGCGGTCCGATCCGGCCTCGAGCGCGCCGACTCGCTCGAGTGTCATCTGGTCGTCGCGCTGCCCTACGACGTCGACGCACCCGAGAGCGGGCTACACGAGAGAGACGCTCGGGAGTTACTCTCGCGGGCTCGAAACTGGGTCGAGGAGGACGCCGGCGGCGCCAACGTGACGGTCGAGACCGCGATTCTCGGTTCCAACGAGTACCTCTTCGGACCCCGTGACTACGCCGAGTCCTTCGAGTCCTACGCCGACGATCGCGGTATCGACCGTCTCGTCATCGATCCTGAGTACCAGCCCGGCGTCACCGCACAGCTGCTCCAGCCGCTGGAGCGCGAACTCGAACGCATCGGCCTCGCCTACGACGAGGCGCCCGTCGAACGCCCCGCCCGGCACGGACGACTCGTCACGACTCGAGAGGGGTTTAACCGGCTGTTTACGACGTTCTGGATCTCCTTCGGCTTCTACCTCGTGCTCGGGGATCCGTTCTACTGGTTCGATCTCCTCACCGGTGCGGCCGTCGCCGCCATCGTCGCCGTCTCGCTCGGCCGCGTGACGTTTGCGCAGGCGCTCGATCCCGTCGAGTCGCCGCTGCGGACCGTGCGGTTCGTCCTCTACATCCCGTACCTGCTCTGGGAGATTCTCAAGGCCAACATCGCCGTCTCGGCCGTGATCCTGCGGCCGTCGATGCCCATCGAACCCACGCTGACGCGCGTCAACGCGCGCGTCCGGGGCGGACTGCCGCTGACGGCGCTGGCCAACAGCATCACGCTCACGCCGGGGACGCTGACGGTCCGTGCTACCGACCAGCAGCTGATCGTCCACACGCTGATTCCCGCCGCGCGCGAGGACCTCTTCGACGGCGGGCTCGAGCGCGCGATTCGCTTCGTCTTCTACGGTCGCGACGCGGCGGCGATCGAGTCACCGCGCGAGCGCGACGACGCCGAGATCGTCGGGGGTGACGAGCTGTGA
- a CDS encoding CbtA family protein, producing MPYEYLRRGVLAGVVAGLAYGSFVAFVANPFGEYLRHARHDHVHEHARGVSETTAAVVSVGSGVLWAIFLGGVFALALYVLEPALPGRGTASAFVLAGAGFLTVSVTPWLVLPPAAPGAEQLYGVETRLAIYAGLVALGAVVSAVAIVTYAYAAPRHPALGVVAGGVPIVTVAIVLPWLTPTIVTHPGLPGELVSAYRGMVVLSQAAIWATLAAAVGWLQRRDRAPDTAESNERFAASPHR from the coding sequence ATGCCGTACGAGTACCTTCGCCGGGGCGTGCTCGCGGGCGTCGTCGCCGGCCTCGCGTACGGATCGTTCGTGGCGTTCGTCGCGAACCCGTTCGGCGAGTACCTCCGGCACGCCCGGCACGATCACGTCCACGAACACGCCCGCGGCGTCTCCGAGACGACGGCGGCCGTCGTGAGCGTCGGAAGCGGGGTCCTCTGGGCGATCTTCCTCGGCGGCGTCTTCGCGCTCGCGCTGTACGTCCTCGAGCCGGCGCTTCCGGGCCGCGGAACCGCGAGCGCGTTCGTCCTCGCCGGCGCAGGGTTCCTGACCGTCTCGGTGACCCCGTGGCTCGTGCTCCCGCCCGCGGCCCCCGGCGCCGAACAGCTGTACGGCGTCGAAACCCGACTGGCGATCTACGCCGGCCTCGTCGCGCTCGGCGCGGTCGTCTCGGCCGTGGCGATCGTCACGTACGCGTACGCGGCACCGCGTCATCCAGCTCTCGGGGTCGTCGCCGGCGGCGTCCCGATCGTCACCGTCGCGATCGTTTTGCCGTGGCTCACGCCGACGATCGTGACGCATCCCGGACTGCCCGGCGAACTCGTCTCGGCGTACCGCGGGATGGTCGTGCTGAGCCAGGCGGCGATCTGGGCGACGCTCGCGGCGGCGGTCGGCTGGCTCCAGCGCCGTGATCGAGCGCCGGACACTGCCGAATCGAACGAGCGATTCGCGGCGAGCCCGCACCGATGA